The nucleotide window CTTCGGATTCGTGATGGTTGATGTCGTCGATCACCAACGCCCTTTCCGGCATGTCGGCCATCAAGCCGTCATATTCTTTGAACTTGTATCCCGCCCGTTCACGCTCAATCGCCTTGGCGCGGTCATCGCCCCGGTAATGATCGGGATCCGCATCGACGTGCAGTTCTTCGATGTTCCGCGAATCCGCATCGACTTTGATGTCGGGCAGCACATCGCGGCCTTCGTAATCGTCGCGGTGAGCAAACTCATAGCCGGCGGCGATGGTCTTCATGCCCAATTCGGCAAACAGTTCCTGGTAATGGTGGGCCCTTGACCCGCCGACAAACAGCATCGCTCGTTTGCCTTCACACCGAGGCTTATAGGTCTTTTGGGCTTCGAACACCGCGGGGTATTCTTCACTGATGACCGCTTCGACCTTTTCGGTCAGTTCCTGGTCGTCGAAATACTCGGCGATCTTTCGCAGGCTTTTCGCGGTCGCTTTGGCACCGATGAAGTTGACCTTGATCCAGGGCGGTCCATACTTCTTTTCCATCATGTCGGCGACATAGTTGATCGACCGGTGGCACATGACACAGTTCAATTGGGCCATGTGCGAATTGGCGAACTGATCGTAGGTGCTGTTTCCGCTGAACGTGGCCACCAAATCGATGCCGCATCGCTGCAACAGGTCTTCGATCAAGAAGGCGTCGCCGCCGATGTTGTATTCACCCAAAAGGTTGATGGACCACTTGCCACGCTTGGTGTCGTCTTCACCCACGACGTGTTTGAAGATTTGGTTGTTGGCAATGTGGTGTCCGGCCGATTGGGAAACGCCTTTGTAACCTTCACAGCTGAAGCCAAAGACGTTGATGCCCAGTTTTTCTTTCATCTCCGCGGCGACTTGGTGGACGTCGTCGCCGATCAGGCCCACCGGACAGGTGGAAAAGACTGCGATCGCCTTGGGCTTGAAAAGTTCATAAGCCTCCTCGATCGCTTTGGCCAATTTCTTTTCACCACCGAAGATGATGTTTTCATCCTGCATGTCAGTACTGAAGCAGTACGGCATGAAGTTGTCGTGTTCGTCGGTCGGTGCCAGCGTCTGGTTCCGGCGTGTCAGCCAGGAATAGAATCCACAGCCGATCGGGCCATGGGTGATGTTGACGATGTCACGCGTCGGTCCCAGGATCACGCCTTTGCAACCGGCATAGCTGCAACCACGTTGGGTGATCACGCCGGGAATGGTGCGTGTGTTGGCACCGATCACCGGCAGTGAAACCAAACCGGATTCGTCCGCCTGTTTGTGATTGACGACGACCTGTTTTTCGCGTTTGCGGCGTGTCTTTTTTGGATAGGCATCCAGCAGGTCATCACGTAACGATTCGCTGGTCACGGCAACCTCGGAATCGTCATCGAAAGGTGAGTGTTCGGACACGGTAATTCTCCTGGAATGGCGCGTTGGCCGTGGAAAAATGAAATGCGGACGAATCGTGTTTGGTGTATGACGAAGATCGATGGCTAGGCGGCGGCGCCTTCCAACAGGCCGTATTCCAATAGCAGCGATTCCAACTGTTCGACCTCCAATGGCTTGGGAACGACGAACATGTCGTTCTTGTCGATGTTGCTGGCAAGCGTGCGATACTCATCCGCTTGCGGACATTCCTTGTTCCAATCGATCACGGTCATCTTGCGGATCTCGGCCCGCTGGACGTCGTTGTCGCGAGGGACAAAGTGGATCATTTGCGTGCCCAGGCGGTTGGCAAACTCGGCGATCATTTCGCGTTCGTTGTCCACCTTGCGGCTGTTGCAGATCAGCCCGCCCAGGCGAACGCCGCCCGCTTCGGCAAACTTGCGAATGCCTTTGCAGATGTTGTTGGCCGCGTACATCGCCATCATTTCGCCGCTGCAGACGATGTAGATCTCTTGCGCTTTACCCTGGCGAATCGGCATCGCGAATCCGCCACAGACGACGTCACCCAGCACGTCGTAAAAGGCGTAATCCAGTTGCTCCGATTCTTCGTACGCACCCAGCTGTTCCAACAGGTTGATGCTGGTGATGATCCCGCGACCGGCGCAGCCGACGCCGGGTTCGGGGCCGCCGGATTCCACACACAGCGAAGAACCAAACCCCGCGCGGCGGATGTCTTCAAGTTCGACGTCTTCGCCTTCTTCGCGGATGGTGTCCAAGACCGTCTTTTGAGCCAGACCGTTCAACAACAATCGTGTTGAATCCGCTTTGGGGTCACAGCCGACGACCATGACTTTCTTGCCCATTTCGACCAGGGCGGCGACGGTGTTCTGTGTGGTGGTGCTTTTGCCAATGCCACCTTTTCCATAGATCGCGACTTTTCTCATCATTCCCTCTCGCTTCGGAGTTTCGTGTTCGTCCAAACGGCGGCGACTCGACCCGCTCGTGGCGTCTTGGGACGCGTTGGTGCGGCGTCAAAGACCAGTGGATCCGAGTGCCTGTTGAGAGGAGGTCCTTTGGCAAGGGCCGTGCCGGCAGAATGGATTGACCGGGGCAGCAGAGTCATCCGGTCGCATCACGCGATGCCAATCGCGGTTTGAATGCCCCAAAGACCGAACGCAGGATTCGATTCGGGGGCAATTTCTTTACAAATTTCCGATGACACGGCGACTGTCATCTTCGGCCGGTCGTTGCAACCAACACATTTGTCGTGACCGAACGACGAAAGTGACATTTGTGTCGCTTGGTGTTTCCCGTTTCGGACATCGATGGAGCGACGGTTTGTGAAACAGGGCAAGCCGGGGGATCGATCTTGACCCGCCGGATCGATGCGGTTTAGCAACCGGCATGGAATCTTCGCCCTCGATCGCAGTGACTCGGCCCAAACGATGGGACGAGCCGATGGATCCGTCGATGAGCGACAGCGACGTCGCTTGGCTGCGGTCGCGCCAGCCGTTTGCGTCGCTGGATCCGTCCAGATTCCCGCGATCCACGCCGTTGGAAGGCGTGTTGAAAAACGATTGCAGGTTGCGACGTTATCAGGCCGGCGAATTGATTGTCCGCGAAGGCGACTATGGCAACAGTGCCTTTCTGGTGCTGGCCGGCCAGACGCGGTTGATGATCGATTCGCTGCGGCAAGAACAAATGGGCCGTGAAACACCGCCCCAAAAGACGTGGGCCGGAGCGTTGGCGGAATACCTGTTTCCCAGCCGCTATCCCGAATCTCGCTCGATCGCGGCAGTGCGTCCGACCAAGGACGGAAAGTCCAGTGTCCATCACAACGACGATCACACGGCACTGTTTCTGCAAGACGTCGATGCTGTGCTGTCGGAAAACCAATCGGTGCGATTGGGGCCGGGGGAACTGTTCGGCGAAGTTGCGGCGATGTATCGGTCGCCACGGACGGCCACGGTGTTGGCGGAAACGGAGTCGGCGCTGCTGGAGATCCGTTGGCAAGGTCTGAAGCTATTGCGAAACGACCCGGGGTTTGCCGAACAGTTGGACCAGCATTACCGCAGCCAGTGGCTGCCCCTGCATTTGCGTGAAGTCCCCCTGCTGCGGCATTTGCCCGATGATCGCATGATCAAGGTGGTGGCGGCGACTCAATTGCGATCGTTCGGGCGTCTGGCTTGGAACACCGAATATCGCAAGTCGCGAAAGCTGTCGCCAAAACAACAGATTGAATCGGAGCCGTTGGTGATCCAGCAGGGCGGTTTGCCGACGGACCTGATCATCGTCCGCGCCGGATTCGGACGTCTGTGTCAGCCGCACGGCGACGGATTTCGCACGACGGCATACCTTGGCAAAGGACAGGTCTTTGCACTGGAGGAACTGGCCTACAACGCGACTCGGCCCGAAACTTCACCACCACGACCGATCCAGAATCAATTGCGGGCGGTCGGGTTTCTGGACACGCTGAACATTCCCGCGGAAGTCTTCGCGACGGAGATTCTGCCTTTCGTGCGGCGCAGCGAACTGCCCGCCGACGTCGGGCGACAGATGTTGCGTGATGACGATACCGGAGTATCCGGGGCCGCCAACCAATCCCAGGATCGGCGTCGACAGCCGCGCCGGGATAGCGAACCGTCGACTCGTTTGCCCGTCGTGACGGATCATCGTGCCCAGCGTTTGGATTCGACGTCGATGCTGGAGTTCGTCGTTCAAGAACGATTGAACAATGGTCGCCAGGCGATGGTGATCGATCTGGATCGGTGCACCCGCTGTGATGATTGCGTGAAAGCGTGTGCGGCGACACACGACGGAAACCCACGTTTCGCACGTACGGGTTTGCGGCACGACCAATTCCAGTTCGTCAACGCGTGCATGCACTGTACCGATCCAGTCTGCATGATCGGGTGTCCAACCGGCGCGATCCTGCGCGACGAAGCGACGGGGGTGATTCAGATTCACGAACCGATCTGTGTCGGTTGCAAGACCTGTGCCAACGCGTGCCCCTACGACGCGATCGAGATGGTGGAGATTGTTGATCGCGCTGGGCGGCCGTACCTGGATCAACAAAACGAAAAGCCCATCGGGAAAGCGGTCAAATGCGATCTGTGCATTTCGCAGCCCGGTGGCCCGGCCTGTGTCTCGGCTTGTCCGCATGATGCATTGGTGCGAATCGATCTGAGCGAAACGAGTGAACTGCAGACCTTGATGCGGGAGCGGCGTGAATGAACCGTTCTTCGTCAAACACCACCGGCAATCCGTCGGCGGCATCGACCATGCGTCGTGGTCTGGGCTGGGCGACAGCAACATCGGCCAAGGCACTGGACCGGCTGGGGATGCGGACCGTTTGGACACAGCGGCAACGGCGGCGATGGGTTTCGCTGGCAAGCACTGTTTTGATTGCTTTGGTCTACGCCGCTTTCCATCGTGAAGTGGTCTCTTCGCTGGGGGATGCCCGCTGGTTGTCGGGATTCACACTGGCGGCATGCTTGGGTCTGTTGGTGATGATCGGAATGCGTCGGCGGATCCCGGTTTTACCGCTGGGCAACGTCAGCACTTGGACTCAAGTTCACATTTACACCGGTTTGTTCGCCGCGTTGGTGTACGTCACGCATGTACCGGTTCTGGTCGGCGACGGCTGGTTGGAGGGGACGTTGTCAGTCGCGTTCTTGGCGACCAGCCTGAGCGGATTTTACGGGCTGTACGCCAGCCGAACGGTTCCGCGACGCATCAGTCGTGTCGGAGAAGAGATTCGATTTGACCAATACGGTTGGCATCGCAGCCAATTGCACGACGCCGCGACGCGTGTCATCAGCGAGCTCAGTGACGGGGATGCCGCGCGGATCGTCAAAAGAGTCTTCGAAGACAAAGTGCAGCCGTACTTGGCTCGGCCGCTGTGTTTGTCGCAGCGACTGTATCCGACGCCACGACTCAGACAAAATTTGTTGGCCGATCTGAATCACCAACGCCGGTATTTGGACGAGGCGTCCACCCTGGCTGTGGATCAGATGATGGGATTGGTACGCCGCCGTGATCAGGTGGATTTCCAGTACGCGCTGCAGTGGCGACTGCGAATCTGGGTCGCCGCACACGCCACGTTGTCGATCGTGTTGGTGGTGTTGGCCACCGTTCATGTTGTCATCGCCATCGGCATCACGGGGTAGGGCAGTCGTATGCGTCGTGGTGATCTTGCCCTGCCCAAGCCCCCGTCAATGGATCGACCGTCCGGTCGTTTCCAGTGCGGTCGATTGGGTGAAAAGGATGCGTGTTCCGGTGGCCCCGGGGCGCAGGGACGTTGTCCGCTTGCGATGGTCTCCGGTGCAAGCCCCTGTCGCGTTCGGCGGACTTGGAAAGGTCGCAAACGGTTGATCGGCGGCGGGGTGATCGCGGCAAGCTTGATGCTGTTGATCATCGCCGGCTTATTGGCGGGGCCTGAAACGGTGATACGACCGGGGCCGCTTTCGACGCCGCATGCGCAGATCTTGGCGGGCAGCCTTCACGGATCCGGCGCAAACTCTGGTGCCGCAGATTGTCGTGCCTGTCACGCGGTGGATCCCAGTTCACTGGCCGATTGGTTCGGTTTGGCTTCTGGCCACGGATCGAAACACGACGATGCAGCCGACGCGCAATCGCAACTGTGCTTGGATTGTCACGCCAAGACGATCGATCGTGCCACGGCTCTGGCGGCTCACAACTGGACGCCCACGCAGCAACAGCAGATCACCGCACGCTTGATCGATCGTCGCCGCGATGGCCGGCCGACGGTTTCGCTGGCGTCGTTCTCCCCGGCCGTTTGGCTGGGTGGCGAAGCGGATCCGACACCGGGCACGATGCACGCGGATGTGCAGTGCAGTGTCTGCCATCGGGAACATCACGGCGATGATCGCAGTTTGGTCGCGATGTCCGACCAGCAGTGCCAAAGTTGCCACATCGAAGCGTACGGCGATTTCGCGTCGGGTCATCCAGAATTTCGTGGCTATCCGTACCGCCGTGATACGGCAGACGCGAAAGAATCAGGACGTCGTCGCGTGGCGTTTGACCACGCCAGTCACCAAGTGAAGCATTTCCCGGCGACACGACGCGATGGCGTTGCGGCCGCCTTTGATTGTCAGGCGTGTCACCAACCGCGGCTTGCAAGTCTGGGTGGCCAGCCGTTTGCCGAATTCCACAACGTGGATTACCGGGCCGCATGCGCGGAATGTCATGATGCGTCGTTAATGGCAGCGGCATCGCCGGGGATCGTGGCCTTGTCATTGCCGTCGCTGCCCGATGATGTGGTCGCCGCGATGGCCGGTTCCGGTCAACGAATCCGCTGGCCCGATGCGGCGACGGGCTTTTTGGACGGCCAGATGTCGGCTTTGCAATCGCTGTTGTTGCGTGGCGACGGCTGGACGGAATCCCAGATCGCAAGCGTTCAGGATCTGTCGCTGTTGGACCCGTATGACGACGGCGATTTGCGATTAGCAACCAATCTGGCCGCGACGGTCGCGCGATTGATCCAGGCGATTGCTAAGGGTGGGCAGCCCGAGTTGCTTCGCCGTTTGGTCGACGCTGGGTGTGAACCAGACGTTGCATCGGAGCTGGCGAAGTCTTTGGCACCACAAATGGTTCAGGCGTTGAAGTCACACTGGTTCGATGCATCGAACACGGACGCGGACACGGAGCGGTTCGACAGTGACACGCTATTATCGCTGGGCGGATGGTACCGCGATGATTTTCTGCTGAAGCTCGCTTACCGCCCGACCGGGCACGCCGATCCCGTTGCGACCGCAATGTTATCGATGGTCCGATCGGAACGTCTGGACGAATCCGTGGTTCAGCGGATTTTGGCGGATCCCGTGGTGAAGGCTTGTGCGCAGTGTCACGACGGGGCGTCGGCGGATCCGATGCGTTTGATTGGAAACGACCGGTGGAAAGAACCGATGACGCTGGATGACGGTCATCGGTTCTCACACGGACCGCATTTGAAGATCGCGGGGCTGTCGGATTGCCAGCACTGTCACCGCGTGGATGAATCGGCGGTGATGGATTCGCCCGGCCAGCGAGTGAACGCTGTGGGTTTTGCAGAGATGAGCAAGGCGGATTGTGCGGTGTGTCATCGCCCAGGTGCGGCACCGGACGGTTGCGTGCAGTGCCACCGGTATCACCGTCATTGATGGGTGGACGCTACTTTCGCGGAGCGAAAGGCGACGATGTGAACGGCTGGTAAAGATGGTTGGACGCTACTTTCGCGGAGCGAAAGGCGACTTTGTGAGCGGCATGGGCGCTAGCCGCGGGTCGGGGTGTTTGTCCGGAACGACCCGGCGGTAGCGCGCAGGGGATCAGAATTGGCGTTACTTCTTGGCCAATTCGGCTTCGACGGCTTTCACGACGATTTTGTCATCGGGCTTGGTACGAGGCTCGAAGCGGTTGACCAAGTTGCCTTCGCGGTCGATCAAGAACTTTTCAAAGTTCCAAGAAACCTTGCCGGCTCCCTTCGGCTTGACGTCTTGGCTGGTCAGGAATTTGTACAACGGAGCGGCGTCGTCACCGTTGACTTCCAGCTTGCTGAACATCGGGAAGCTGACGTTGTATTCGCCGGTGCAGAATTCCAGGATCTTCGATTCTTCCCACGGCTCTTGGCCGGCGAATTGGTTGCACGGGAATCCTAGGATCACAAATCCTTGATCCTTGTATTTCTCGTACATCGCTTGCAGGTTTTCGTACTGCGGGGTCAAGCCACACTTGCTGGCGACGTTGACGATCAGCACGACGTTGCCTTCGTAGTTTTCCAAATCGACCGATTCGCCTTCGATGTTTTTGACTTCGAAGTTCAACGCACATTCGTGCTCGTCTGATTCGGCCTTGTCGGCGCGGGCGGAGGTGGTCATTAGGGCGGTCGCAACCAGGCAGGACAGGAACAAACGCATGGGCAGAATTCCAGGGTTGGAAAGGAAGTGATGGAACAGGAGATCGGGTGAACGTCGGCGTGGCCGTGCGAAGTTTGAGCCTCGAGAACGGGCGTCCGACTCGGGCGAAACTCGTCGGATCGTGCCGACAAGGCCGCCCGGAATATTTTCAAGTTCTGGGGTGAGTATACCGCCAGTGCTAGTGGCGACGGCCTCGTGGTCCGATTACGTTTTGATTTCTTCCCCTAAGCCGCGGTCCAAGGTTGACGGACGAACCGTTTACCCCCAGCATCCGCGATCTGCCATTCCTTCCGAATTTCATCCCACCTGAAATCGTTCCAACCCAGGAGACTCGTCTGTGGATTTTGCACGTGGAAAATTGATGCTGGCCAGCTTTTTAACGCTGGTCGCATCGGGCATCGGGTTCGCCACCAGGACGGCGGCCGGTGGTCCTTGGGAACGCGAATTCAATATCGGGGGAGGTCAATTCGGCGCGATTCTTGGGGCAGGGTTCCTGGGATTCGGGTTGATGATTTTCTTTGGCGGCATCTTGGTCGAAAAGTTCGGCTACAAGAAATTGCTGATGCTGGCGTTCGTATTGCACTTGGTCAGTGCCATCATGCTGTTCATCGCCAACCCGCTGTTTGACGGATGGCGTGAATCGGATCCGGAGAACGCGACGCAGAACGTGTTCAACGTTTTGTTCTGGAGTGCGTTCCTGTTTTCCATTTGTCAGGGGTTGTATGAAGCAGTCATCAACCCGCTGATCGCCCAGTTGTATCCGGACAATAAAACACACTATTTGAATATCTTGCACGCCGGATGGCCCGCCGGGATGATCGTCGGCGGTCTGTTTGCGGCCGGGTTTATCGGCGAAGAAGCTTGGTTCACCGAATTGCCCTGGCAATGGGCCTTGGCCAGCTTTGCGATTGTCGTCATTGCTTACGGCATCATGGTGATCCCGGAAAAGTTCCCCGAGACGGTGGGCGAATCCAGCAGCGACTTTGCGACGGTTTTCTCGTGCTTCGCTTCGATTCCTTTCCTGGTGCTGATCGTCCTGCACGCGTTGATCGGCTACATGGAACTGGGCGTCGATTCGTGGATGACGAAGCTGATGGAGAATCTGTTGCCCAACTCGGTGCTGATTCTGGTTTACACGTCGATGTTGATGTTTGTGCTGCGGTTCTTTGCCGGCCCGATCGTCCACAAGATCAACCCGATCGGATTGCTGTTGGGCAGTTCGGTGATCGCGTGCTTGGGACTGTTGTGGTTGGGTTCGCCGATCCAAAGCGTCGGCATGATCTTTGTCGCCGCGACGTTCTATTCGCTGGGTAAGGCGTTCCTGTGGCCGACGATGTTGGGGGTCGCGGGCGAACGGTATCCGCAAAGTGGATCGGTCGCGATGGGGGCCCTCGGGGCGGCCGGGATGTTGTGCGTCGGCCAGATCGCCGGCCCGCGGATCGGGACGCAGCAAGGGTTTTCGATGAGCGAGAATCTGCAACAGACCGCTCCGGAAACGTTCGAGCGTTACGCCGAACCCGAAGCCATCACCGCCTGGGGTTACGAGTACCAGCCTTTGGACGCGGCAAAGTTGAACGCGGCCAATGGGGCGGAGCTGGGCGAAGACGGCAAGCCGGTTTCGACCAAGGCGTTGGCCGACGCTGAACTGATCGATCCGGAAGAAAAGAAAGTCTTGTTGGCCAACGCCGACACGGATTTCCCGGCCGTCCAGGATTCGTATCTGTTCGGCGGCCGTCGTGCGTTGACGCTGACGTCCTATGTGCCGGCGACGATGGCGATCGGGTTCTTGGGACTGCTGATCTATTACCGATCGATCGGCGGTTACAAGGCGATCAAGATCGATCATGAGCATGAGGATGCGGAGGTCCCGGTGCCTCACGAGGCGACCGAGGATCCGCTGGAACGCCCGGCACCGACCGAGTATTAGACGGCTGGAAGAAGCCTCCCCGGAAGCTGGTTCGAGCTGAAGCGGCTGCTTATTCCCTTTACCCTCCCTCCGGGAGGGTCGAGCCTTAGCGAGGGAGGGCGGGATTTCCAAAGAACCCTCCCCGGAATCTCGTCCCTCGATTCCGACCCTCCCGCGGGGCGGGAGGGTGAAGGTGGTGCTGGGCCGAACACGCGATTGCCTGTTTACCCTCCCTCCGGGAGGGTCGAGCCTCAGCGAGGGGAGGGCGAGATTTCCGAAGAACCCTCCCCGGAATCTCGTTCCTCGATTCCGACCCTCCCGCGGGGCGGGAGGGTGAAGGTGGTGCTGGGCCGAACGCGATTCCCTATTCACCTTCCCTCCAGGAGGGTGGATTCGCAGCCGAACCCGCTGGCATCCGGTCGTGCCGGCTTTCGCTTCTCGAAAGCGGCGGGCCGATGAAATCAGTCCCGTTCACGCGGCCGGATTGGTGGCTAGAATCTTCGGCTTTCCAAAAATCTCGGCACCGCCGATCCAGCCAGCCAACCACGAGAAACGATTCCCCGTGCTCAGGACCCACAACTGCGGCCAGCTCCGCAAATCAGACGTCGGAACGGAAGTCACCCTATGCGGCTGGGTCGAAAGCAAACGCGACCACGGCGGTGCGGTCTTCATCGATTTGCGTGACCGATACGGCATCACTCAAGTCGTCATCGGGCCTCCGGAAGCCGACAAAACGCTGATCGACCAAGCCGGACACGTGCCTGCCGAAAGCGTCATCCTGATCCGCGGCAAGGTTTCCGACCGTTTGGAAGGCAAGACCAACGAAAAGCTGCCGACCGGGGAAATCGAAGTCCGCAGCGAGCATTTCGAGATACTGAATGCCGCGGCCACGCCGCCGTTCACCCCGGGCCAGGCTGAATTGCCGGGCGAAGATCTGCGGCTGAAGTATCGCTTTTTGGATTTGCGTCGCACCGAGATGCAGCGGGCGATGGTCTTGCGCAGCCGCATCGTCAAAATCATGCGAGACTATTTTGCCCAGCACGATTTCATCGACGTCGAAACGCCGATCCTGGGCCGCAGTACCCCCGAAGGCGCCCGCGATTACTTGGTGCCCAGCCGAGTTCATCCCGGGCAGTTTTATGCACTGCCGCAATCGCCTCAGCTGTACAAACAGATTTTGATGGTCGCCGGTTTTGACCGCTATGTCCAAGTCGCCAAGTGTTTCCGCGACGAAGACTTGCGGGCCGACCGCCAACCGGAGTTCACGCAACTGGACTTGGAAATGTCCTTCGTTGACGCGGACGACATCATGAGCCTGATCGATGGATTGGTCGCCGCGACGGCCAAGGAAGTCCTGGGCAAAGACATCTCGTTGCCGTTGCCGCGGATGACGTACGAAGAAGCGATGCGTCGTTTCGGCAGCGACGCACCCGACCTGCGGTTCGGCATGGAAATCGTCGACGTCACCGATGTGGCCAAGAAGACGGAATTTCG belongs to Crateriforma spongiae and includes:
- a CDS encoding glutathione peroxidase, with the translated sequence MRLFLSCLVATALMTTSARADKAESDEHECALNFEVKNIEGESVDLENYEGNVVLIVNVASKCGLTPQYENLQAMYEKYKDQGFVILGFPCNQFAGQEPWEESKILEFCTGEYNVSFPMFSKLEVNGDDAAPLYKFLTSQDVKPKGAGKVSWNFEKFLIDREGNLVNRFEPRTKPDDKIVVKAVEAELAKK
- a CDS encoding MFS transporter gives rise to the protein MDFARGKLMLASFLTLVASGIGFATRTAAGGPWEREFNIGGGQFGAILGAGFLGFGLMIFFGGILVEKFGYKKLLMLAFVLHLVSAIMLFIANPLFDGWRESDPENATQNVFNVLFWSAFLFSICQGLYEAVINPLIAQLYPDNKTHYLNILHAGWPAGMIVGGLFAAGFIGEEAWFTELPWQWALASFAIVVIAYGIMVIPEKFPETVGESSSDFATVFSCFASIPFLVLIVLHALIGYMELGVDSWMTKLMENLLPNSVLILVYTSMLMFVLRFFAGPIVHKINPIGLLLGSSVIACLGLLWLGSPIQSVGMIFVAATFYSLGKAFLWPTMLGVAGERYPQSGSVAMGALGAAGMLCVGQIAGPRIGTQQGFSMSENLQQTAPETFERYAEPEAITAWGYEYQPLDAAKLNAANGAELGEDGKPVSTKALADAELIDPEEKKVLLANADTDFPAVQDSYLFGGRRALTLTSYVPATMAIGFLGLLIYYRSIGGYKAIKIDHEHEDAEVPVPHEATEDPLERPAPTEY
- the nifD gene encoding nitrogenase molybdenum-iron protein alpha chain, encoding MSEHSPFDDDSEVAVTSESLRDDLLDAYPKKTRRKREKQVVVNHKQADESGLVSLPVIGANTRTIPGVITQRGCSYAGCKGVILGPTRDIVNITHGPIGCGFYSWLTRRNQTLAPTDEHDNFMPYCFSTDMQDENIIFGGEKKLAKAIEEAYELFKPKAIAVFSTCPVGLIGDDVHQVAAEMKEKLGINVFGFSCEGYKGVSQSAGHHIANNQIFKHVVGEDDTKRGKWSINLLGEYNIGGDAFLIEDLLQRCGIDLVATFSGNSTYDQFANSHMAQLNCVMCHRSINYVADMMEKKYGPPWIKVNFIGAKATAKSLRKIAEYFDDQELTEKVEAVISEEYPAVFEAQKTYKPRCEGKRAMLFVGGSRAHHYQELFAELGMKTIAAGYEFAHRDDYEGRDVLPDIKVDADSRNIEELHVDADPDHYRGDDRAKAIERERAGYKFKEYDGLMADMPERALVIDDINHHESEELIRRMKPDIFCAGIKEKYAVQKMGVPCKQLHSYDYGGPYAGFQGAINFYKEIDRMVNAKVWSMIQPPWSDQADQNAPSSSSIRREG
- a CDS encoding cyclic nucleotide-binding domain-containing protein yields the protein MESSPSIAVTRPKRWDEPMDPSMSDSDVAWLRSRQPFASLDPSRFPRSTPLEGVLKNDCRLRRYQAGELIVREGDYGNSAFLVLAGQTRLMIDSLRQEQMGRETPPQKTWAGALAEYLFPSRYPESRSIAAVRPTKDGKSSVHHNDDHTALFLQDVDAVLSENQSVRLGPGELFGEVAAMYRSPRTATVLAETESALLEIRWQGLKLLRNDPGFAEQLDQHYRSQWLPLHLREVPLLRHLPDDRMIKVVAATQLRSFGRLAWNTEYRKSRKLSPKQQIESEPLVIQQGGLPTDLIIVRAGFGRLCQPHGDGFRTTAYLGKGQVFALEELAYNATRPETSPPRPIQNQLRAVGFLDTLNIPAEVFATEILPFVRRSELPADVGRQMLRDDDTGVSGAANQSQDRRRQPRRDSEPSTRLPVVTDHRAQRLDSTSMLEFVVQERLNNGRQAMVIDLDRCTRCDDCVKACAATHDGNPRFARTGLRHDQFQFVNACMHCTDPVCMIGCPTGAILRDEATGVIQIHEPICVGCKTCANACPYDAIEMVEIVDRAGRPYLDQQNEKPIGKAVKCDLCISQPGGPACVSACPHDALVRIDLSETSELQTLMRERRE
- the aspS gene encoding aspartate--tRNA ligase, with amino-acid sequence MLRTHNCGQLRKSDVGTEVTLCGWVESKRDHGGAVFIDLRDRYGITQVVIGPPEADKTLIDQAGHVPAESVILIRGKVSDRLEGKTNEKLPTGEIEVRSEHFEILNAAATPPFTPGQAELPGEDLRLKYRFLDLRRTEMQRAMVLRSRIVKIMRDYFAQHDFIDVETPILGRSTPEGARDYLVPSRVHPGQFYALPQSPQLYKQILMVAGFDRYVQVAKCFRDEDLRADRQPEFTQLDLEMSFVDADDIMSLIDGLVAATAKEVLGKDISLPLPRMTYEEAMRRFGSDAPDLRFGMEIVDVTDVAKKTEFRVFRGTADAGKFVRGINVRDAADKYSRRQIDELTSWVQNDFGAKGLAWFRVEEDGSLWSPIAKNFDAEHLAEIKEKLDGQPNDLLMFLADTWDVTCRGLSGLRKRMAVELELFSPNDLNCSWVTEFPMFERDEESDRYVAMHHPFTAPLADDLPRLKDQPEKCHAQAYDLVINGSEAGGGTIRIHDPGVQQQVFDLLGIDEETAKDRFGFLLDALKYGAPPHGGIALGVDRWVMLFAGLENIREVIAFPKTQKASDLMTEAPGEVDGQQLEELHLRTIKAKN